The genomic region CAACAGCCCTCGCGTAATTGCCTTCTGACATATAACGCCTACCACGTTCCGCATACAGCGGCGCAGTAACGCCCGCTTGAAGCACGTCCCACCATAAAGGATCTACTAATTCGTTGTATTCACTGGGAAGTCGCGCTGGCTGCGCGTGCTGCTTTGCTGCCTGTTTATCCCCGAGGACGATAGCAATTTGCGCCATTAGGGCATGTGCTTCACTTTGTCTCGGATTCAAGCGGAGTGCGTTCTCTAAATGCGTCCGAGCAAGTTTCATCTGCTGCTTCGCGAGCGCAATTTCGCCGAGCCAGAGTTCAGAAAATGGATTGTCCGGTTGAAAGTGTTTCGCTCGCTCCAAATGGTGTCGTGCTTCATCAAGTCTCCCTAAAATGCGGAGCGCGGAAGCGAGATAGAGATGCGCGGGCGCATATCCGGGTCTCAACGCAAGCGCACGGGTAAGATATTTCACAGCATCTTCAGGTTGACGCTGCTTCGTCAAACGTCCAAGAAAGTAGAGCCATCCGAATTCATCGGGCGCGAGTATACTCGCTTGGCGATAACACGGTATCGCTGGTATTTCCCATCCGTGGCTGAGATAGACGTGTCCCAATTGCCCCCAGACATCGGCATCGTCCGGAGAAGCCCGAACCTTTGCTTGTGCCTCCTCAATCGCCTCCAAAAGCAATTTTTCCTCAACCAAGTCGAGATCAGCAGGTTGGGGAATAGTCGTCAGTACGGATTTTTTTTCAAAAAATCCTTTCAGTTGTCGGTTTTGACCAACAACTCGCGCTTTAGCAAAAGTATCGGTAGACGAGTTGTTGGTCAAAGTAAAAAGAAGTTTTTCGTCTGCGAGTATCTTCTTTAACTGACTGTTGACCGCTGATTGCGGCCTGCTAATTTCACTAACCGCAAAAATAGGAACACTCATCAGTATGAAAAGAAAAAGCCAATTATGTGAGAGGGCAATGATGTAGGAGGGAATTCTGATTCCCGTCCCAGTTATCTTCAAAAGTCTTTTCTTCAAAAAGACACCCCCTTCCCCTGATGAACTGTCACACGCTGATCGGCAGATGCCCCCGGAAATTTCTCACGACTTCCATCGGGCCAGTGCACCTCAATCGCCTGAACAGCATCGATTGGGCCCAACCCGAAATGTACGCTCGGTTCACTGCTACTGAGATAACTGGTTCCGGGTAGCACATAACCCGTCAACGCGCGCGACGGAGTTCGGAGCGTTACCTGTGCACCGAGTGCATCGCGATTTTGGGTAATAGCTCGCACGAAAAGCCAATGATGTTGCGGTGGAGGCACGTCGTTTCGGAAAAAGCGGAGCCGATTGTCGAGACCACTCACCACTATATCAATATCGCCATCCGTATCCATATCACCAAAAGCCATTCCACGGCTCACCTCAACCCACTTCGCAAAATCAGGCGCACGCGAACTCACATCGGTGAAATGGACTGTGGGCAAGAAAGGCTCTCGGCTCTCGGTTCTCGGCAAAGAGTCTTCTCTTGGCTGACTGCCGATGGCTGACTGCCGACTGCTATCTTGCTGGCTGCCGATGGCTGACGGCTGATCGCCATTTTGAAAGAGGAGATTCGGTTCAGCGTAGAAGTTCCAGAACTCACCAACGTCCGCACCCTCAAGGACAGCACCGCGCTTTACTCGACCATTGACGAGCGCGATGTCGAGATCAGTATCGTTGTCAAAATCCAAGAAACCGCACCCGAAACCTGTAAAAGGAAGGTCGCGACCAGCAAACCCTGCTACCTCGGTCATATCACCAAACACCTGGTAGGAGGGAACTCCGATTCCCGACGCAACATAAAGCGTATTCGTCTCACCTGACAAATGGGTCACAAACATGTCCGGACGCATATCACTGTTGACATCGCCGACAGCGATGCCCATGCTACCTTCAGGTTGCCCGTAAGCGTTGAACGCAAGTCCGTGCAGTATGGCTTCCTCGGCAAAAGTGCCATCCGTCTGGTTTACCCATAACTGGTTGGCTTCCCCATCATTCGCGACATAAAAATCCGCCCAACCATCGGCGGTTAGATCGAGGCACACAACGCCAAGCCCTCTGCCGGGCATTGCGGCGATCCCCGTTTGGCGCGTTACATCTGTGAAAGTGCCATCGCCGTTGTTTCGGAATAATCGATCACCTGCAGGCTCGAAGACTTGGGGATTACAGTAATCCGGGGCACTATGTTTCCCACGACACACCATCTCTGGATCAAATTGAACGTAGTTCACAACATAGAGGTCGAGGTATCCGTCCCTATTGTAATCGCCAAAAGTTGCGGAGGTTCCCCACGCTTCATTTGAGAGTCCAGCATCTTCCAAAGCAAAGGTCCCATCCCCGTTGTTCCGATAGAAAGCATCAGTACCGTAGTTTGTTACATAGACATCCACATCACCATCGTTATCCACATCACCGATTGCGACACCTTGTCCATATCCGTCGTGTCCAATGCCAGTCGCTTCGGTAACATCAACAAACGTTCCGTCAGATTGTTGCCGAAAAAGCCGATTCGGGGCGGGGATATCCTCACCCGGCGGCGGAAATCGGATATGTAAGACATCAAGCGCGGCATCATTATCGTAATCAAATAGGGCAACACCACTCCCGATTACCTCCGGCAAGGCATAAGTCCCTGCGCGCCTGTAGGGGTTGGGTGACCTGTAAGGGCTGGGTGACCCAGCCCCTACAGCTCCGAGCGCGGAGGTCACTTCCGTGAATAACGGCGCATCCGTTTCCGCTTGTGCCATCCACAAACACTGCATAATAATGATAAATGTCGCGGCATACAGTTGTAAGGGCTGGGTGACCCAGCCCCTACACATTTCATCGGCTCGGTAAGTGTGCGTTGGAAAGAGCAGGAGGATACGCGGCTTTTCCAAAGGTTGATGCTGCATGTGGAACCTCCTGCTTCATTATGGGGACGGTTATCAGTTTTCAGTTAAAGAGGTTCTCGTTTAACAGAGGCTTCTTGTAACTGACGACTGACAACTGAAAGGAAACGTACTCGTTTCCGTACTGACAACTAACTAACACGGGAACCGCGTAACAACTTCTGATACTCCGCATGTGCGTTCTGCGGATCGTCCTCACCGTCAAGCACACGCCGCAGGCACTGCACAAAACCGATTGGGGCATCTTCACCGAAGATAGTGCGCCCGAATAGGATAGCGCGCCCACC from Candidatus Poribacteria bacterium harbors:
- a CDS encoding CRTAC1 family protein, whose amino-acid sequence is MQHQPLEKPRILLLFPTHTYRADEMCRGWVTQPLQLYAATFIIIMQCLWMAQAETDAPLFTEVTSALGAVGAGSPSPYRSPNPYRRAGTYALPEVIGSGVALFDYDNDAALDVLHIRFPPPGEDIPAPNRLFRQQSDGTFVDVTEATGIGHDGYGQGVAIGDVDNDGDVDVYVTNYGTDAFYRNNGDGTFALEDAGLSNEAWGTSATFGDYNRDGYLDLYVVNYVQFDPEMVCRGKHSAPDYCNPQVFEPAGDRLFRNNGDGTFTDVTRQTGIAAMPGRGLGVVCLDLTADGWADFYVANDGEANQLWVNQTDGTFAEEAILHGLAFNAYGQPEGSMGIAVGDVNSDMRPDMFVTHLSGETNTLYVASGIGVPSYQVFGDMTEVAGFAGRDLPFTGFGCGFLDFDNDTDLDIALVNGRVKRGAVLEGADVGEFWNFYAEPNLLFQNGDQPSAIGSQQDSSRQSAIGSQPREDSLPRTESREPFLPTVHFTDVSSRAPDFAKWVEVSRGMAFGDMDTDGDIDIVVSGLDNRLRFFRNDVPPPQHHWLFVRAITQNRDALGAQVTLRTPSRALTGYVLPGTSYLSSSEPSVHFGLGPIDAVQAIEVHWPDGSREKFPGASADQRVTVHQGKGVSF
- a CDS encoding tetratricopeptide repeat protein gives rise to the protein MKKRLLKITGTGIRIPSYIIALSHNWLFLFILMSVPIFAVSEISRPQSAVNSQLKKILADEKLLFTLTNNSSTDTFAKARVVGQNRQLKGFFEKKSVLTTIPQPADLDLVEEKLLLEAIEEAQAKVRASPDDADVWGQLGHVYLSHGWEIPAIPCYRQASILAPDEFGWLYFLGRLTKQRQPEDAVKYLTRALALRPGYAPAHLYLASALRILGRLDEARHHLERAKHFQPDNPFSELWLGEIALAKQQMKLARTHLENALRLNPRQSEAHALMAQIAIVLGDKQAAKQHAQPARLPSEYNELVDPLWWDVLQAGVTAPLYAERGRRYMSEGNYARAVAEFEPLISDTQKDIKVWFDYAVSLLYTAQHHEALAVLERLLSLLDKDIEVQKERSIDEITYLKAQAYNYIGQIYYEIGQTAAAIRACRMVLQFKKNKTDSKSHGQLNPSDYDTFFSNVHANLATVYENTGQLGEAIQHYQKALELVPSKLSVHRDLAGAYWKKQRYAAAEPHYKQVITHDATDAQAVYRLGLIALMKEDYLEAVSLFKKVISIEARHVRAYGALGVAYQELGNIPEAIGAFERVLELEPRNKVALDKLRELRESK